One Mya arenaria isolate MELC-2E11 chromosome 7, ASM2691426v1 genomic window carries:
- the LOC128241716 gene encoding uncharacterized protein LOC128241716, giving the protein MYLQSVSQKPQQQSQPFIPFATAPVRQQQPPDQQYEQFQSPRAVSAPPVTSATYDLSVLLALQSPLTASQGSNIAEAAWQLSSPGNIGLNMQSPAQRPKYSSLSQVLGATSRVLASTERDNTIGGDDDNSEQEQE; this is encoded by the exons ATGTATCTTCAGTCCGTATCCCAGAAACCACAGCAACAGTCGCAGCCGTTTATCCCCTTTGCTACGGCTCCAGTTCGGCAGCAGCAGCCGCCCGATCAGCAGTATGAACAGTTCcag TCTCCCAGGGCAGTCTCTGCACCACCTGTTACTTCTGCGACCTATGACCTCTCAGTCTTGCTGGCCTTGCAGTCTCCATTGACAGCCAGCCAAGGATCCAACATCGCTGAAGCTGCGTGGCAGCTTTCATCACCCGGCAACATCGGCCTCAACATGCAGTCACCTGCACAGAGGCCAAAATATAGCAGTCTTTCACAAGTGCTAGGTGCGACCAGCAGAGTGCTGGCTAGCACTGAACGTGATAACACAATCGGTGGTGACGACGACAACTCAGAACAGGAGCAGGAGTAG
- the LOC128241314 gene encoding putative nuclease HARBI1, with translation MAAPRRLRMALLEHELAQARFQYNLVLAAILEAAERERQRARRRERRWWVRELILRRPLFGQYETLMTELEAEHAADFKAFLRMEPQMYYELLNRVGPRITKSTTHRTPLDPGLKLAITLRFLATGNRYHDLAFAFRVPHNTIALFIPEVCQDEMWATPQTEDEWRPMAEGFGDRWNFPHCCGAIDGKHVAIKKPPKSGSLYYNYKGFFSIVMLAVVDSNYKFIWVDVGSPGSCSDAGIFNRSRLEPGLREGTIGLPQPDSLPNDDRDTPYYMFGDDTFPLRQYMLKPYPHRHLARDERIFNYRCSRARRVVENVFGILANRFRCLLTTLGMRPSTVTKTVMAFMTLHNLMRTRYPNIQNADLDREDEQGQFIAGAWRDQAMLEDVQAAGNGPRLTGPGKELRAYLKNYFCSPAGSVPWQDVAINQQ, from the exons ATGGCTGCACCGAGGAGACTTCGAATGGCACTGCTCGAACACGAACTGGCTCAAGCAAGGTTCCAGTACAACCTGGTCCTGGCGGCAATACTAGAAGCCGCCGAGAGGGAGCGACAGAGGGCCCGCAGAAGAGAAAGACGCTGGTGGGTGCGAGAGTTGATCCTACGCAGACCCCTTTTCGGCCAGTACGAGACTCTCATGACGGAACTCGAGGCCGAGCACGCTGCCGACTTCAAAGCATTCCTCCGCATGGAGCCACAGATGTACTATGAGTTGCTTAACCGAGTTGGCCCCCGCATTACCAAGAGTACAAC GCATCGAACCCCCTTGGACCCTGGGCTGAAGCTGGCAATCACCTTGAGGTTTTTGGCGACCGGAAACAGGTACCACGACCTTGCGTTTGCGTTTCGTGTCCCACACAACACCATAGCCCTTTTCATCCCCGAGGTGTGTCAGGATGAGATGTGGGCCACTCCCCAGACAGAAGATGAATGGCGCCCGATGGCCGAGGGATTCGGAGACAGGTGGAACTTCCCCCACTGTTGTGGCGCGATCGATGGGAAGCACGTCGCAATCAAGAAGCCCCCCAAGAGTGGCTCACTCTACTACAACTATAAAGGCTTCTTTTCTATCGTCATGCTTGCGGTGGTTGACTCGAACTACAAGTTCATCTGGGTGGATGTGGGGTCACCAGGGTCGTGTTCCGATGCCGGCATCTTTAACCGGTCGCGGCTAGAGCCAGGTCTTCGTGAGGGAACGATCGGACTCCCCCAACCGGATTCCCTGCCTAATGACGACCGGGACACACCCTACTACATGTTCGGAGACGACACCTTCCCCCTTCGGCAATATATGTTAAAGCCCTACCCTCATCGTCACCTGGCACGGGACGAGCGGATCTTCAATTACCGGTGTTCCAGGGCACGCCGTGTGGTTGAAAATGTGTTTGGTATACTTGCCAATCGCTTCAGATGTCTTCTAACAACCCTGGGCATGCGACCGTCGACAGTTACTAAGACCGTCATGGCCTTCATGACCCTACACAACCTCATGAGGACTCGTTACCCCAACATCCAGAATGCCGATCTCGACCGGGAAGATGAGCAGGGCCAGTTCATCGCGGGTGCATGGCGAGACCAAGCCATGCTCGAAGATGTGCAAGCAGCAGGGAACGGACCAAGATTGACCGGACCAGGCAAAGAACTGCGCGCATACCTCAAGAATTACTTTTGCAGTCCTGCCGGGAGTGTGCCATGGCAAGATGTGGCAATAAACCAACAGTAA
- the LOC128241315 gene encoding E3 ubiquitin-protein ligase DTX3L-like, whose protein sequence is MDGLQTRYQAFPGQEYKGSRFEGRLKNDSEGVTVCGMLKTAFKRGQMFTIGEDWSVGLDGISMFDSPLLAKVSPSRCYVKYIQKVKAELAAKGITEANIDQTEKLEETFSVAGP, encoded by the exons atGGATGGCCTTCAGACG CGATACCAGGCGTTCCCTGGGCAAGAGTATAAAGGCAGCAGGTTCGAAGGACGTTTGAAAAACGACAGTGAGGGTGTGACAGTATGTGGGATGTTGAAGACGGCGTTCAAAAGAGGGCAGATGTTTACTATTGGGGAAGACTGGAGTGTTGGACTGGATGGCATCTCAATGTTTGATAGTCCATT aCTGGCGAAAGTAAGTCCTTCGCGCTGCTACGTTAAATACATACAGAAGGTGAAAGCAGAGCTGGCAGCCAAAGGCATCACAGAGGCGAACATAGATCAGACAGAGAAGTTGGAAGAAACTTTCAGTGTCGCTGGTCCGTAG